From one Cynocephalus volans isolate mCynVol1 chromosome X, mCynVol1.pri, whole genome shotgun sequence genomic stretch:
- the LOC134368206 gene encoding histone H2A-Bbd type 2/3-like: protein MRGRVAVARLRSTGQVPCRRSRAHRAELTFSVSHPERLLREGHYAQCPSSCAPVFLGAIVEYVTAKVLELASDEARRSSRRCITLELLDVAVHSNALLSGFFVTTTISQVAPA, encoded by the exons ATGAGGGGCCGGGTCGCGGTAGCTAGGTTACGGAGTACGGGCCAA GTGCCGTGCCGCCGCTCTCGCGCCCACCGAGCCGAGCTGACATTCTCCGTGAGCCACCCGGAGCGCCTCCTGCGGGAGGGCCACTACGCCCAGTGCCCGAGTTCGTGTGCGCCGGTCTTTCTAGGTGCCATCGTCGAGTACGTGACGGCCAAGGTCTTGGAGCTGGCGAGCGACGAGGCccggaggagcagcaggagatgcATCACCTTGGAGCTGTTGGACGTGGCCGTGCACAGCAACGCGCTGCTCAGTGGCTTCTTCGTGACTACAACCATCTCCCAGGTGGCCCCAGCCTAG
- the LOC134367392 gene encoding thymosin beta-15A, producing the protein MSDKPDLSEVEKFDKSKLKKTHTEEKNTLPSKETIQQEKQCAQTS; encoded by the exons ATGAGTGATAAGCCAGACTTGTCGGAGGTGGAGAAGTTTGACaagtcaaaactgaagaaaactcataccgaggaaaaaaatactcttccctCAAAGGAAA cgaTCCAGCAGGAGAAACAGTGTGCTCAGACATCGTAA